AGGCGTCCGGGGCGGTCAGCACGTCGATGGCGCCGTCTTCCGGGTACACCACCACGTCGTCGGCGCCGGCTTCGATGGCGGCGTCGGTGAGCGCGTCTTCATTGGCACCGGCTGCAAAGCTGAGCACACCCAGGCGCTTGAACATGAAGGCCACCGAGCCCTCGGTGCCCATGTTGCCGCCGCACTTGCTGAAGGCGTGGCGCACGTCGGCCACGGTGCGCACGCGGTTGTCGGTGAGGCAATCCACGATCACCGCCACGCCGCCGGGCGCGTAGCCCTCGTAGCGGATTTCTTCGTATTCCACCCCTTCCAGCTCGCCGGTGGACTTCTTGATGGCGCGTTCGATCACGTCCTTGGACATGTTCGCCGACAGGCCCTTGTCCATGGCGGTGCGCAGGCGCGGGTTGTTGGACGGATCGCCACCGCCGGCGCGGGCGGCCACGCTGATCTCGCGGATGATCTTGGTGAACATCTTGCCGCGCTTGGCGTCGGAGGCGTTCTTGCGGCCTTCGATGGAGGGGCCTCTACCCATGAGTGGTTCCAGACTGGCTTGGATGACAGGGCGCGGATTTTACCTGATTGCTTGCACTCACCGGGGCAGCAACATGCGCCAGCGGATGTTCAATGCCGAAAGCGGCCCAGGCGCAGGAAGGCCAGCGCCTGCGCGGCGGCGGCCGGCGAGCGCAGCAGGCCACTGTGGCTGGCCTGCACCACGCAGTGGTCGCGCAGCCCCGGCAAGCGGGTTTCGGCCAGCGACACGGTGCCGTCGGAGTCGCCGTCCAGTGGCGCCAGCCAACGGCCGACGCCGCGCGGGATGCAGCCGGCCACCTGACCGATCTCGGCCGCACCGTCCCACTGCGCAAAGCCCTGCTGCAGCAGCGCGGCGCTGCGTCCCATGGCCCAGACGCCACCGCGCCGGGCCAGCCCGCGCGCGGCAGCGCTGCCGCGCAGCGGCGAGCCCAGGCAGACCACCCGCCGCACCGGCAGGTCGGGCGCGTCGCGCAAGGCCTGCAACGCCATCAGCCCGCCCAGGCTGTGGCAGACCAGCAGCTGCGCCCCGCTGCTGCGCACGCGCGCGATCAGCTGCGGCACCGCCTGCGCCGGACCGCCCAGCACGCTGGCGTAGCCGAACAGTGCCGGCGCCAGCCCGTCGCCACGCAGCCGACGGGCCAGTGGCAGCAGCCAGTGCGCGGTATTCCAGATGCCATGCACCAACAGCACATCGGCGGTGGTGGTGGTCGATTGTTTGCGCGAGCTGCGTCGCGGCGTGACTGCAAGGGCCGAAGATGCGCTGGACAAAGGCAGGAGGACCGGAACGTGGCGCGCAGGCGTCGGGCACGGCGAACGCAGCGCAGGACCTGCAGTGTACGAGCGCCCGGCGCTGGCGCGTGAACAGACGTGGCGCGGCGCCCCACGCCAATCCCGAATCCCCCAATCCCCCCCCATTCATCCCGCGGCAGCGATCGGCCCACGCCGAAGGATGAACTCGCGGTCGACGATCTTGCCGACCGGAAAATCGTACTCGCCCACCTTCTCGAAACCGTAGCGCGCATAGAAGCGCTGGGCGCCGAAGTTTTCCGACCACACCCCGATCCACAGGGTGCGCGGGCCGTCGCGCTGCAGCCACTCCAGTGCGGTCTCGAACAATCGGCTGCCCCAGCCGCTGCTTTGATAGTCCTTGAGCAGATACAGGCGCTTGAGCTCCCCGTCGCCGGGACGCACGTCCTCATGCGGCAACCCGCACGGGCCGGCGGCGGCGTGGCCGACCAGCAGGTCATCCAGCTCCAGCAGCCAGATCGCATAGTCCGCATGCGCCAGCACGATGCGCGCACGCTCCACCGCATAGGTCTCTTCGAGAAAGCCGCGCAGGTCTTCCTGCGGGTAGAGATGGCCGAAGGTTTCGGTAAAGGTCTGCGCAGCCAGAAGCGACAACGCTTCGGCATCGTCCGGCGTGGCGCGGCGGATGCGGGTCATGCGGGCTTCTCGTGCCGGATGGACGTGGCAGCTTGTCGCATGCGCGGTTGGTGGTGCAAGCGTGGGGAATCGGGAATCGTAAGAGCGAGAGCCGGAGCCGGGGCGAGCGACAAGCAGAGGACGCGGCCTGGGAAGTTGGAAGTGGGAAGCTGGGCCGGATCTGCGATGGGCGCCGGCTTCGGTATTGCCTGCAGCAGGGACCGGGGTCGCGGTGGCATGGCGGCGCGGTGTGCCATGCCTTGCATGGCGGCTCCTGCCCACAGCTTTCTACGAAGGCATCAACGGCTCCGATCCGGAGCGCGGTGTTGGCTGCGTGCGGCCAAGCAGCGCTGCCTGGCCACGCACTTGGCGTGGCCATGCCCGGTGCAGGTCAGGCCTGCTTGGGACGCACCTGCACGTGCACTTCGGCCAGTTGCTCGGCGGCGATCGGCGACGGGGCGTCGGTCATCAGGTCCTGCGCGCCGGTGGTCTTGGGGAACGGGATCACGTCGCGAATGGACTCGGTGCCGGCCATCAGCGCGGCGATACGGTCGATACCGAAGGCGATGCCGCCGTGCGGCGGCGCGCCGTAGTTCAATGCATCCAGCAGGAAGCCGAACTTGGCGCGTGCTTCTTCGGCGCCGATACCGAGCAGCTCGAACACCGCGCTCTGCATGTCCGGGCGGTGGATACGGATCGAGCCGCCGCCGATTTCATTGCCGTTGAGCACCATGTCGTAGCCACGCGACACCGCGGTGCGGGCATTGGCGCGCAGGTCGGCGATATCGTCCACCGCCGGTGCGGTGAAGGGGTGATGCAGGGCGACGTAGCGCTGCGCTTCGTCGTCCCATTCGAACATCGGAAAATCGGTGACCCACAGCGGCGCCCAGCCCTCGGCGACCAGGTTGAACTCCTTGCCGGCCTTCAGGCGCAGCGCGCCCATGAAATCGGACACGGTGTTGTAGCCGCCGGCACCGAAGAACACGATGTCGCCCTTGCCCGCACCGATGTGCTTGAGCAGCGCGGCAAACGCGTCTTCGGAAAAGAACTTGGCGATCGGCGAACTCACCTCGCCGGTCTCCGACAGCTTGATGTAGGCCAGGCCCTTGGCACCGTACTTGGCAGCGTGCGCGGCGTAGTCGTCGATCTGCTTGCGCGACAGCGTGGCACCGCCGGGGATGCGCAGCGCGGCGATACGGCCATCGGCATCGTTGGCAGCGGCGGTGAACACCGGGAATTCGCTGGATTTGACCAATTCGGCCACGTCGACCAGTTCGAGCGCGATGCGCAGGTCCGGCTTGTCCGAGCCGTAGCGACGCATCGCCTCGGCCCAGGTCACGCGCGGGAACTGCGCAGCCAGCTCGACATCCACCACTTCGGCGAAGATGGCGCGGATCATGTCTTCGACGAAATCCTGCACGTCGCGCTCGCGCACGAAGGCGAATTCCATATCGAGCTGGGTGAATTCCAGCTGGCGATCGGCGCGCAGCGCTTCGTCGCGGAAGCAGCGCGCGATCTGGTAGTAGCGGTCGAAACCGGCCACCATCAGGATCTGCTTGAACAGCTGCGGGCTCTGCGGCAAGGCGTAGAACTCGCCCGGATGCATGCGCGCCGGCACCAGGAAGTCGCGTGCGCCTTCCGGGGTGGCCTTGGTCAGGATCGGGGTTTCGATGTCCTGGAAGTCGCGTGCGTCCAGATGCCGGCGCAGCGCCTGCACCAGCTTGATGCGGGTGCGCTGCATGCGCTGCATCTCCGGGCGGCGCAGGTCCAGATAGCGGTACTTCAGGCGGGTGTCCTCGCCCGGGTTTTCATGCGCGTGGAACGGCAGCGGCGCGGCCTTGTTGAGGATGGTGATGCGCGTGGCGATCACTTCCACCTTGCCGGAGCGCAGCTTGTCGTTGACCGCATGACGCGCACGCACCACGCCTTCGACCTGCAGCACGTCCTCGTAACCCAGGCTGGCGGCCACCTTGAACACGTCGGCGGAGTTGGCGTCGCCCTCGGCCGGCTCCACCGTCACCTGCACGATGCCTTCGTGGTCGCGCAGATCGATGAAGCACACCCCGCCCAGGTTGCGGGCCACGTCGGTCCAGCCGGCGAGAGTGACGGTTTGGCCGATCAAGGTCTCGTCGACCAGGCCGCAGAAGTGGGTACGCATCGAAAGCTCCGCTGAAAACCCGACGCAGGACAGCGTCGGAAAGCCGGATATTCTGGGGCCGGCGGCCGGCAGGAGCAAATGCGGCGGCGGTCACCGGCGCTTAAGTCAGCGCCCGGCTGAATAGGCACTACGCCCCTCCCGCACCAAGGACGCCTCGATGCTGCGCACCGCCCTGCTGATCTCCGGCTTCAGTCTGATCGCCCTCGGTGGCGCACTCGGCAGCCGCCCCGCTGCCGCGCAGGACCGCGGCTTCAATGGCCCCAGCATCACCTGTTCCAGCAACGATAATCGCCGCCGCGAATGCGATACCCCGTTCCGTGGGCGTGCCGCGCTGGTGGAGAACATCTCCGGCACCCGCTGCATCGAAGGCCGCAATTGGGGCAGCGACCGCGGCCGCGTCTGGGTGGACAATGGCTGCCGCGGCCGCTTCATCGAGGCCGGCGGCTGGGGCGGTGGCGGTGGCGGCTGGAATGGCGGCGACGACCGCCCCGGCAATGCCGCTGCCGGCACCGTGCGCTGCGAAAGCCGCGACCAGCGCCAGGCGATCTGCAATACCGGCTGGCGGCGCGCCATGATCGTGCGCCAGCTCTCGGGCACCCCCTGCGTGGAAGGCCGCAACTGGCACCAGGAAAACGGCCGGATCCAGGTGGACGACGGGTGCCGGGCCGAGTTTGCGCAGGCCCGCGGTGGCGGCTGGGACCGCGATGACCGGTACGGTGGCGGCCCCCAGGGCACTTACTCGGTGACCTGCAGCAGCGACGACCGCCGCCTGCGCACCTGCGACTGGAACGGCCGCGCCGGCCGCCCGGTGCTGACCCGGCAGCTGTCCGATACCCGTTGCGAGGAAGGCCGCACCTGGGGCTACGACCCACGCCGCTCCACCGTCTGGGTCAACGATGGGTGCCGCGCGCGCTTCGACGCACGCTGATCCGGTTCGACGCCTGGCTGCGCTGTCGCCGGGCCAGGCGCCCTGCCGTGCACAGACGCGCAGCGCCAGTCTGGCGACCCGGCCGCGCCTTGCCGTGATCACGCTTTGTCGGACGCCGGCTTGGCCGGGGCCGGGGCGGCCTGAGCGGCCGGTTTGCTGTCGCTGGCAGCTGCTGGCTTGGCATCGCCGCCGCCGCTGGTATCGGTGAGGTTCTTCTTCTTTTCGCCGGCCGACTTGAAATCGGTCTCGTACCAACCGCTACCGGACAAGCGAAACGACGGGGCGGTGACCTGGCGCTTGATGGTGGCTGCGGCGCAGGCCGGGCAGCTCTGCGGGTCGGGGTCGGCCATCTTCTGCAGGCGGTCGAACGAGTGGCCGCAGGTCGTGCACTGGAACGCATAGATGGGCATGAAGACGCTATTGGAAGACGATGTAGGGGCGCAGAGTCTAGACGGATGCGCGCGCGCTGGCGCAACCGCGCGCCGCACTGCATGGCGAAGCCGGCGCGGTCGCCGCGCTGGCGAATCGCTCGCCACCGTTGAGGCGCGCAGCCGTGCCGCCACGTACCGCGCGTTGGCACGCGAGCGCGCACTGGCGACCGACGCGACGCACGCACTGCCAGTGCATGCGCAAAGCCGCGTGCCTGCGGCGATTTGCGTCCCCTGCGCTGACTCGTCTGCTGCCGATGATTCGCTGCGAATCTGCCAGCCATATCACGCCAAGGCCGCGCTGGCGGCATCCACCGGACTGTTACACTCGATGCCGTGATCGACGCGACGTTCTCCCCACGAGTGCCGCATCCATGCTGCGGTTGACCGCCCTGCTGCTTGGCGTTGCCTTGCTGCTGACCGGTAGCGGGCTGCTAGGCACGCTGCTCGCCGTGCGCGGCGGGTTGGCCGGCTTCGATGCGCGTGCGCTGGGGCTGATCATGTCCGGCTACTTCGCCGGCCTCTTTCTCGGCACCTTCTTCGCACCGCCGCTAGTCCGGCGCATCGGGCATATCCGCGCCTTCGCGTTCTATGCGTCGCTGGCGGCCATTGCGGTGCTGCTGCATCCGATCTGGCTCGACCCCTGGGGCTGGGGCGTGCTGCGGCTGGTCACCGGTGCGGCGCTGGTAGGCCTGTACACGGTGATCGAAAGCTGCCTCAACGCCGAGCCGGATGCGCGCCGGCGCAGCCGGGTGTTCTCGGTGTACATGGCGATCAGCCTGTCGGCGCTGGCACTGGGGCAGATTCTGCTGCCCATCGGTGATGCAGGTGCTCCGGCAATGTTCACGCTGACGGCGATCCTGTTCTGTGCAGCAGTCCTGCCGGTGATGACCACCCGGCTGATCCCGCCCGACGTGCCGCAGGTTTCGCGGCTGCGGTTGGTCACGTTGTATGCGTTGGCGCCGGTAGCGACGATTGGCGCCGGCCTTTCCGGCCTGACGATGGGCGCGTTCTGGGGCCTGCTGCCGGTGTACGCCAACCGCATCGGGCTGGATGCCGACGGCGTGGCGATGCTCATGCTCACCGCCATCGTCGGCGGCGCGGTACTGCAGTGGCCGATCGGGCGCATCAGCGATGGGCATGACCGCCGCATCGGCCTGGCTGCGGTGAGCGTCCTGGCGGCCGGCGTTGCCATCGCCGCAGCCGTGCCGATGGTGCAGGCGCAGACCACCTTGCTGTTCGTGCTGTTCTTCGTCTATGGCGGGCTGGCGTTTTCGCTGTACCCGTTGGCGGTTGCGCACATGCTCGATTACCTGCCGCGCGAAGACCTGCTGTCGGGTTGCAGCAGTTTGTTGCTGGTACATGGCGTGGGCGCGACCATCGGCCCGGCGCTGGCCGGCGGTGCGATGCAGAAGTTCGGCCCGGCCGCCTTGCCGGTCTGCTTTGCGGTGATGCTGCTGGCGCTGGCCGGCTTCACGCTGTCGCGGCTGCTGCGGTTTGCACGCCGCCGTACCCACCCCATTGCGTTCCGCCCGATGCTGCGCACCACGCCGTCGGCACTGGAATTGATGCCGGAGACGCAGCAGGCGGCCACGGCGCCACGCAGCAAGCGCCGCTAGGCGCGCCATGCGCGTCAGGATGAAACGATAGCGCGCATGCTTCGAGTCATGTCGCAGGAGTGGCCCTGCCGCGAGGGCCTGCCCATGACGCGACGGCCTCGCGACCGGGGTCGCTCCTACGCAGGCTGACGCTCGCCCCCTTCATTGCGTGCAGCATCCTCGCGTAGGAGTGCACCCGGGCGCGACCGGCTGTACCGGTAACGCCCCAATCGCGCCCAGGTGCGCGCCTACGGATGCCGCCGCCGCGCCTGCGGTCACCGGGCGAACGTGTCTGCTGCTGCGACTGCAGCGGCAACGGCGGACGCGACATCCTTCAACGCCGCATCGCGTGCTGAGCCGTCGACCTTGGCCCCGTTCAAGTACGTGGTCAGCAGCAATGGCGCCCTATCCTTCGGCCGCCAGAGGATGGCGATGTCGTTGCGGGTGTCGGTGCCGTTGCTGCCGGTCTTGTCGCCGATTTTCCAGTCGGCCGTGAGCCCCGCGCGCAGGCAGTTGTCGCCGGTGCGGTTGTCGATCATCCAGTCGGTCAGCTGCCTGCGCGAGGCAGGCTGCAGCGCGTCGCCGAGCAGCAGCGTGCGCAGCGTGGATGCCATTGCCGCAGGGGTGGTGGTGTCGCGCGGCTCACCGGGCGCGAACTGGTTCATCTCCGGCTCGTAGCGGTCGCTGCGCGTCTTGGCATCGCCGATGCTGCGCAGGAAGGCGGTCACCCCGGCCGGGTCGCCGACCAGCGGAAACAGCAGGTTGGCCGCCGGGTTGTCGCTATGGATCATCGTCGCCCGGCAGAGCTCGGCCACGCTCAGCGAACCGCCGACATGGCGCTCGGTGATCGGGGCATGCTCGAGCATGTCGGAGGCACGGATCTTGACCGGTTGCGCCAGCGAGAGCTGGCCCTCATCCACCCGCTGTAGCACCGCGGCAGCCAATACAAGTTTGAAGGTGCTGCACATCGGGAAGCGCTCGTTCTCGCGCTGCCCGATGCGCCAGCCGCTGGCGCTGTCGAGCAGGCTGATGCCCAGGCGGCCGCCGGTGCCACGTTCGATCTCCGCCCAGTGTGCCCGCAGCATATCGTCCATATTCACCGCCGGACTGAGCGCCCACGCGGGTCTGGACGCCGCAAGCAGCAAACCCGCCCCGGTTGCGTGCAGGAACTGTCGCCGATTCAACATGCGGTTGCCTCCTTGAGAGAGGTCGCAGTATCGGTGCGCGCGTAGCGGCCGACCATCGCGATGTTTCGATCCCAGGCATGAATTGAACTAAGGCAACGCTGATCAAGTCGGTCCCTATCGGAGAAAATATGCCCCTTCCTTCAAATCGGAACGACCGATGAAACAGCAGACATTGGCGATGGCGGCCGATCAGGGCANGGCAACGCTGATCAAGTCGGTCCCTATCGGAGAAAATATGCCCCTTCCTTCAAATCGGAACGACCGATGAAACAGCAGACATTGGCGATGGCGGCCGATCAGGGCAGTGGATTCGAGCAGCATCGTCGGCCGACGCGCCGGGATGTGTTCCTGTCGACGATGGAGCAGATCGTGCCGTGGTCGGCACTGTGCGCGGTGATCGAGCCGTACTATCCGAAGGCAGGCAATGGCCGGCCGCCGGTCGGCCTGGAACGGATGCTGCGGATGTATTTGGTGCAGCACTGGTTCAATCTGGCCGATGAGGCCTGCGAGGAAGCGCTACTGGACAGCACGGCGCTGCGGCGGTTCGTGGGGATCGACCTGGGCCGCGAGCGGGTTCCGGACGCGACGACACTGCTGAAGTTTCGTCGCCTTCTGGAGACGCACGAGCTGGGGGCGGAGCTGTTCTTGCAAGTGAACCGGGAATTGGAAGCACGTGGCCTGAAGGTGGGCACGGGCACCATCGTGGATGCGACTATCATCGGCGCGCCCAGTTCGACGAAGAATGCGGACAAGGCCCGCGATCCGGACATGCATCAGACCCGCAAGGGGCAGCAGTGGTACTTCGGGATGAAGCTGCACATCGGCGTGGATAGTCGTAACGGCCTGGTGCATAGCGCGGCGGTGACGGCGGCCAATGTGCATGACAAGCACCTGCTGGGAGACCTGCTGCACGGGGAGGAACGCCGGGTCTATGGAGACAGCGCCTACGCCAGCCAGAAGGCGCTGATCGGCACGCATGCACCGCACGCCCGGGACTTCACCAACCAGCGGGTTCGCAAGCGTGGCGAAGTGAATGAGGTGCAGCGCCAGCGGAACCGCAACAAGTCGAAGATCCGTGCCCGTGTCGAGCACGTGTTCGCGGTGGTGAAGCGGCTGTGGGGCTTTGCCAAGGTGCGTTATCGCGGGCTGGACAAGAACGCGAACCGCTGCTTCGTGGCCCTGGGCCTGGCGAACCTGTACCTGGCGCGGGTGCGTTTGGCGGGATAGTTGCGCCTGCGGGGCCGCAAAAGCGGCCCGCAGCGCCCGGAAACGGGCATGGAAGGACGGCTGATCGTAGATCCAAGTGCGTCATGAGCCGGATCGGCCAGTTCGCTGGCCGTTGCGACTACTTGATCAGCGTTGCCNCGCAGCGCCCGGAAACGGGCATGGAAGGACGGCTGATCGTAGATCCAAGTGCGTCATGAGCCGGATCGGCCAGTTCGCTGGCCGTTGCGACTACTTGATCAGCGTTGCCCTAATCTCTTCGCATGCCCCGCCCCCGCCTCCCGCTCAATGCCCTGCGCGCTTTCGAAGCCGCCGCGCGCCATCAAAACCTGACCCGCGCCGCGAACGAGCTGTGCGTCAGCCAGGCCGCACTCAGCCACCAGATCAAGGCGCTGGAGCAGCACCTGGGCAGCAGCCTGTTCCACCGCCTGCCACGCGGCGTGGCGCTGACCGACGAAGGCGCGGCGCTGGCACCGGTGCTCGGCGACGCGTTCGACCGCATTGCCGCCACTCTGGAGCGCTTTGCCGATGGCCGTTACCGCGAGGTGCTCAGCGTGGGCGTGGTGGGCACCTTCGCCACCGGCTGGCTGCTGCCGCGCGTAGACGCCTTTCATGCGGCGCATCCGGAAATCGAGCTGCGCCTGTCGACTCACAACAACCGCGTCGACCTTGCCGGCGAAGGCCTGGATCTGGCGATCCGTTTTGGCGACGGCGACTGGCAGGGCCAGATCGCCCATGCGCTGATGGAGGCGCCGTTTGCGCCGGTGTGCGCACCCAGCATGGCGCGCAGCCTGCACGCACCGGCCGATCGGGCGCAGCTGCCGTTACTGCGCTCGTACCGCCTGGACGAATGGCCGCAGTGGTTTCGCGCAGCGGGCATGGCCGAGATCGCCGCACGCGGGGCGATGTTCGATTCCTCGTTGACCCTGGCCAGCGCCGCGGCAGCCGGCGCCGGCGTGGCGTTGTTGCCGCTGCCGATGTTCCGCCAGGACCTGGATGCCGGGCGCCTGGTGTGCCCGTTCCCGATCACCATCGACGCCGGACGCTATTGGCTGACGCGGCTGCGCTCGCGGCCGCAGAGCGAGGCTGGGAGGAAGTTTCTTGCGTGGTTGTTGGTGGAGCAAAAGCTGGGGTGACGTTGGATGCGTTGCAGTGGTGATTGCCTGCGTGCACTCGACACAGCCTCTCTTGGGAGATGGCGACGCCGCACCTCACCTGGCCTCTCCATCAAAATGGCTGTCTTTCGCCGTACCCTCACCCCAACCCATCTCCCGCAGGCAGAGGGGCATTAGTCACCAGCGCTACGGCTTGCTCCCTTCTCCCGGTGGGAGAAGGTGGCGCGTAGCGCCGGATGAGGATACGGGCGCGAAGCGCACTTCCGTCACCTTCGAGCTCTAGGCATCATCGATCGACAGGCACCGTCACCGGCCCCATCATCGCGTCCCCGCTCCTACACCCCCTCGATCAACTCCATCCACGCCGCCTCGGCGGCGGCCAACTGCTGCGCGGTGGCCTCACGGTCGCGGCCCAGCACCGCCATCTTGTCGCTGTCGGCATAGTTGCCGGGGTTGGCCAGTTCGCGGTCCAGCGCCGCCAGCGCCGCTTCCAGCTCGCCGACGCGTTTTTCGGCGCTGGCCAGCTTGTGCGGGTTGACGGCTTTTTTCGGCGGCAGCGGTTTGGTCGGCGGCGGCGGGGTCGGCGCCACTTCGGCCATCTTCTGCTTGGTACCTTGCGCGGCCGGGCGGCTGCGCAACCAGGCGGCGTATTCGTCCAGATCGCCATCGAACGGCTCGACCACGCCATCGGCCACGCGCCAGAAACTGTCGCAGACCAGGCCGATCAGATGGCGGTCGTGCGAGACCATCACGATGGCGCCTTCGAAATCGCTCAGCGCCTCGGCCAGGGCCTCGCGCATCTCCAGGTCCAGATGGTTGGTCGGTTCGTCCAGCAGCAGCACGTTGGGCTGCTGCCAGGCGATCAGCGCCAGTGCCAGGCGCGCGCGCTCGCCACCGGAGAAGCCGTCCACCACTTCGAAGGCGCGGTCGCCTGCGAAGTTCCATTTGCCCAGGAAATCGCGGAACGCCTGGTTGGCGCCATCCGGGGACAGCTCGCGGAAGTGATCCATCGGCGACTGGCCTTCGTGCAGCGATTCCACCGTGTGCTGGGCGAAGTAGCCGATGCGCAAATCCGGATGCGCGCTGCGCTCGCCCGACAGCGGTGCCAGCTCGCCCACCAAGGTCTTGACCAGCGTGGTCTTGCCCGCGCCGTTGGGACCGAGCAGGCCGATACGGTCGCCCGCTTCCAGGCCGAAGCCGACATCGTGCAGGATGACGGTCGTCGCGCTGCCCCCATCCGCCCTTTGGGCACCTTCCCCCGCATGCGGGGGAAGGGTAGCGGGGTAGCCCGCTTGCAAATGATTCAACCGGATCAGCGAAAACGGCAAGCGATTGGGCTGGGCGAACTGGATACGGAATTCGCGCTCGGCGCGCACCGCCTCGGTGCCGGCCATCTTGGCCAGGCGCTTCATGCGGCTTTGCGCCTGGGTGGCCTTGCTGGCCTGCGCCTTGAAGCGGTCGATGAAGCTCTGCAGATGCGCGCGCTCGGCCTGTTCCTTGTCGTGCGCGATCTGCTGCTGGCGCAGGTGCTCGATGCGCTGGCGCTCGAAATCGGTATAGCCGCCCACATACAGCTTGGCGGTGCCGCCGTGCAGGTGCAGGGTGTGGGTGGCCACGTTGTCGAGAAATTCGCGGTCATGCGAAATCAACAGCAAGGTGCCCGGGTACTTGAGCAACCACTGCTCCAGCCACAGCACCGCGTCCATGTCCAGGTGGTTGGTGGGCTCGTCGAGCAGCAGCAGGTCGCTGGGCATCATCAGCGCGCGCGCCAGGTTCAGGCGCACCCGCCAGCCGCCGGAGAACGAGGACACCGCACGGTGATGGGTGTCGGCCGGGAAGCCCAGGCCGTGCAGCAACTTGCCGGCGCGCGCCTCGGCATCATAGGCGCCGATCTCGGCCATCTTCTGGTGCGCGTTGGCGACCGCTTCCCAGTCCTCGCGCGCGGTGGCCGCGGCCTCTTCCTGCAGCACCGCGGATACCTCGATATCGCCGCCGAGCACGAACGCCAGCGCCGGGTCCGGCAAGGACGGGGTTTCCTGCGAGACGCTGGCGGTGCGCACCTTGCCGGGCAGGTCGACATCGCCCTTGTCGGCCTCCAGCTCGCCCTTGACCGCGGCGAACAGGCTCGACTTGCCGGTGCCATTGCGGCCCACCACACCGACACGGTAGCCGGCATGCATGGTCAGGTCGACGTTGGAAAACAGCAGACGCTCGCCGCGTCGCATGGAGAAGTTACGCAGGGAAATCATTGATGAACAATCCGATAGAACGAAAAGGAATGAGCAGATGAGCAGCACTCCTGCGACGCCATTCTAGCGTTAACGAATAATTAGCGCCTTCAGGTTGGACAACACGTGCGCGTCGCACGACCGTGATCGCCACCCGCCCAGTCTAGTTGGCCCCGCTCGGGCTGCCGTTATCGGAGTTGTCATGCACATCCCCCCTTCCGCGCTTGCGACCACCGTGGTCGCTGCACTGCTTGCCTCTCCCGCCCAGGCCCAGACCGCCGCGCCGGCCAGCACCGCCAACACCCTGGATACGGTGATCGTCACCGGCACCCGCGTCTCCGACCGCACCGTGGCCGAATCGCAGTCGCCGATCGACATCATCAGCGCCGAGTCGCTGCAGGCCACCGGCACCCCCGAGCTGGCGACCGCGCTGGCGCGCGCCCTGCCCTCGCTGAACTTCCCGCGCCCGGCGCTGAGCGACGGCACCAGCGCGATCCGCCCCGCGCAGCTGCGCGGCCTGTCGCCGGACCAGGTCCTGGTGCTGGTCAACGGCAAGCGCCGCCACACCTCCTCGCTGCTCAACCTCAACGGCACCATCGGCCGTGGCGCCGCTGCGGTGGACCTGAACACCATTCCGGTGGCCGCCATCGCGCGGGTGGAAGTGCTGCGCGACGGCGCCTCGGCGCAGTACGGC
The window above is part of the Xanthomonas cassavae CFBP 4642 genome. Proteins encoded here:
- a CDS encoding YebC/PmpR family DNA-binding transcriptional regulator produces the protein MGRGPSIEGRKNASDAKRGKMFTKIIREISVAARAGGGDPSNNPRLRTAMDKGLSANMSKDVIERAIKKSTGELEGVEYEEIRYEGYAPGGVAVIVDCLTDNRVRTVADVRHAFSKCGGNMGTEGSVAFMFKRLGVLSFAAGANEDALTDAAIEAGADDVVVYPEDGAIDVLTAPDAFAQVRDALAAAGLEPAHAEITFRAENDIAVDGDTAVQVRKLLDMLEDLDDVQDVYSNVDQAAFGA
- a CDS encoding esterase/lipase family protein — protein: MSSASSALAVTPRRSSRKQSTTTTADVLLVHGIWNTAHWLLPLARRLRGDGLAPALFGYASVLGGPAQAVPQLIARVRSSGAQLLVCHSLGGLMALQALRDAPDLPVRRVVCLGSPLRGSAAARGLARRGGVWAMGRSAALLQQGFAQWDGAAEIGQVAGCIPRGVGRWLAPLDGDSDGTVSLAETRLPGLRDHCVVQASHSGLLRSPAAAAQALAFLRLGRFRH
- a CDS encoding GNAT family N-acetyltransferase — encoded protein: MTRIRRATPDDAEALSLLAAQTFTETFGHLYPQEDLRGFLEETYAVERARIVLAHADYAIWLLELDDLLVGHAAAGPCGLPHEDVRPGDGELKRLYLLKDYQSSGWGSRLFETALEWLQRDGPRTLWIGVWSENFGAQRFYARYGFEKVGEYDFPVGKIVDREFILRRGPIAAAG
- the aspS gene encoding aspartate--tRNA ligase, encoding MRTHFCGLVDETLIGQTVTLAGWTDVARNLGGVCFIDLRDHEGIVQVTVEPAEGDANSADVFKVAASLGYEDVLQVEGVVRARHAVNDKLRSGKVEVIATRITILNKAAPLPFHAHENPGEDTRLKYRYLDLRRPEMQRMQRTRIKLVQALRRHLDARDFQDIETPILTKATPEGARDFLVPARMHPGEFYALPQSPQLFKQILMVAGFDRYYQIARCFRDEALRADRQLEFTQLDMEFAFVRERDVQDFVEDMIRAIFAEVVDVELAAQFPRVTWAEAMRRYGSDKPDLRIALELVDVAELVKSSEFPVFTAAANDADGRIAALRIPGGATLSRKQIDDYAAHAAKYGAKGLAYIKLSETGEVSSPIAKFFSEDAFAALLKHIGAGKGDIVFFGAGGYNTVSDFMGALRLKAGKEFNLVAEGWAPLWVTDFPMFEWDDEAQRYVALHHPFTAPAVDDIADLRANARTAVSRGYDMVLNGNEIGGGSIRIHRPDMQSAVFELLGIGAEEARAKFGFLLDALNYGAPPHGGIAFGIDRIAALMAGTESIRDVIPFPKTTGAQDLMTDAPSPIAAEQLAEVHVQVRPKQA
- a CDS encoding DUF3011 domain-containing protein, producing MLRTALLISGFSLIALGGALGSRPAAAQDRGFNGPSITCSSNDNRRRECDTPFRGRAALVENISGTRCIEGRNWGSDRGRVWVDNGCRGRFIEAGGWGGGGGGWNGGDDRPGNAAAGTVRCESRDQRQAICNTGWRRAMIVRQLSGTPCVEGRNWHQENGRIQVDDGCRAEFAQARGGGWDRDDRYGGGPQGTYSVTCSSDDRRLRTCDWNGRAGRPVLTRQLSDTRCEEGRTWGYDPRRSTVWVNDGCRARFDAR
- a CDS encoding FmdB family zinc ribbon protein, which translates into the protein MPIYAFQCTTCGHSFDRLQKMADPDPQSCPACAAATIKRQVTAPSFRLSGSGWYETDFKSAGEKKKNLTDTSGGGDAKPAAASDSKPAAQAAPAPAKPASDKA
- a CDS encoding MFS transporter, with translation MLRLTALLLGVALLLTGSGLLGTLLAVRGGLAGFDARALGLIMSGYFAGLFLGTFFAPPLVRRIGHIRAFAFYASLAAIAVLLHPIWLDPWGWGVLRLVTGAALVGLYTVIESCLNAEPDARRRSRVFSVYMAISLSALALGQILLPIGDAGAPAMFTLTAILFCAAVLPVMTTRLIPPDVPQVSRLRLVTLYALAPVATIGAGLSGLTMGAFWGLLPVYANRIGLDADGVAMLMLTAIVGGAVLQWPIGRISDGHDRRIGLAAVSVLAAGVAIAAAVPMVQAQTTLLFVLFFVYGGLAFSLYPLAVAHMLDYLPREDLLSGCSSLLLVHGVGATIGPALAGGAMQKFGPAALPVCFAVMLLALAGFTLSRLLRFARRRTHPIAFRPMLRTTPSALELMPETQQAATAPRSKRR